A portion of the Acipenser ruthenus chromosome 38, fAciRut3.2 maternal haplotype, whole genome shotgun sequence genome contains these proteins:
- the LOC117433810 gene encoding protein FAM187B-like encodes MSRAFLSICLLASVLPAENYQLALASQNPATLFCPNGSQHNELTWQYQSLGGDQPKTMWSNKGPVKNVKDPRLLNLQSRAIMHFGDLKLESPKIRDSGGYICKGEKETLVHYEVEIQEVYELHISHAGLGQKVRANFTEDLGDGRQVEVYTHWNKWQACDRCGSEGERKRVGFCYGRVTQHSVLVWDALPCGLMRIRLEALGKEFTGFGPELRIELCNVTCSDMDSGAFLQEMGLNFVEKHLVQVNGDASLTCAGASLYSPLYWMKDSHPLTHLELLKQDDRHSLDRATAGGTYRISHLTMKDSGMYLCYVNRTLTKAYQLEVQEPGDRALFQMDVFLVLAVMAFFFMLVGLGKCYYQDLSDGCTKHTEETTDEKATYEMKEAECLME; translated from the exons ATGAGTCGGGCGTTCCTTTCCATCTGTCTGCTGGCGAGCGTTCTACCAGCTGAAAACTATCAGCTAGCCTTGGCTTCCCAGAACCCAGCCACCTTGTTTTGTCCAAATGGTTCTCAACACAACGAATTAACTTGGCAGTATCAAAGCCTGGGTGGGGACCAACCCAAGACCATGTGGTCCAACAAGGGCCCGGTGAAAAACGTCAAGGATCCCCGTTTGTTGAATCTCCAGTCAagggccatcatgcattttggaGACTTGAAGTTAGAAAGCCCCAAGATCAGGGATTCAGGTGGATATATCTGCAAGGGGGAGAAGGAGACTCTAGTCCACTACGAAGTGGAGATCCAAGAGGTCTATGAACTCCACATATCCCACGCCGGCTTAGGGCAGAAGGTACGAGCGAACTTCACTGAGGACTTAGGAGACGGCAGGCAGGTGGAAGTCTATACGCACTGGAACAAATGGCAGGCTTGTGATCGGTGTGGCTCCGAGGGAGAGAGGAAAAGGGTGGGGTTCTGTTACGGAAGGGTGACCCAGCACAGCGTTCTGGTTTGGGACGCTCTCCCATGCGGTCTGATGAGGATCAGGCTGGAAGCGCTTGGGAAGGAGTTCACAGGTTTTGGCCCCGAGCTCAGGATCGAGCTCTGTAATGTTACCTGTTCAGACATGGACAGTGGAGCATTCCTACAAGAAATGGGTTTGAATTTTGTGGAGAAACACCTAGTCCAAGTCAATGGGGATGCAAGTTTGACATGCGCTGGTGCATCCCTTTACAG CCCACTGTACTGGATGAAAGACTCTCACCCGCTCACCCATCTTGAACTGCTGAAGCAGGACGACAGGCACTCATTGGACAGAGCGACAGCAGGCGGAACCTACCGCATCAGCCACCTCACAATGAAAGATTCCGGAATGTACCTTTGCTATGTCAATAGAACCCTGACCAAGGCTTACCAGCTGGAGGTCCAGGAACCGGGCGACAGGGCTTTGTTTCAGATGGATGTGTTTCTTGTGTTGGCAGTGATGGCTTTCTTCTTCATGCTTGTTGGGTTAGGGAAGTGTTACTACCAGGATTTAAGCGATGGTTGTACAAAACACACGGAGGAGACAACAGATGAAAAGGCGACATACGAAATGAAAGAGGCAGAATGTCTAATGGAATAA
- the LOC117433593 gene encoding myelin-associated glycoprotein isoform X1, producing the protein MWSLEFILPVLLVILKGSLAQWTVWMPKDISTMRNSCVVIPCTFMYPSSVRPYGVHGIWYFGQPYPELYPPVVFKSRTEIVHESFKGRTKLLGELKLRNCTLQISNIGMEHSGKYYFRADLGSSNVYTYPDFSEVKVLDQPIINVPEEVVSDSPLDVTCYVPDNCPDMTPEMKWFNIEGLENPEISSDYVEDSNTAVMAAVLSFTPSYFHNGKVLGCKVHYPNTSLSYERLISLDVKYAPREVEVNQSLEVMEGSTVYLSCTVDSNPPPRITWLQEDTLVWEEMGQNSTLVLMEIQPSQEGLYTCIADNDYGSRNQSFYLAVKFPPREPSVNSSLTVLEGSSIVLHCSTEGNPVPTLTWLKDGALISNIVASDLSILEIPNISYEGDGEYRCLAENEHGRASSSVNITVEYAPVFLPESKCTLIRDGIQCECIASANPEPAIQFHLPDLNITINETESQFNYYSHTDGYMTTSMIKLKEKPSSGLHVLCTISNMYGTETVKLELQQEKKFILAVVIGAIGGVVVIAFIIAAVRYISHSNQKENVTGSASFSQQPENPPMLYSSVKHNLRKKVIKTELLGTKFNSILEEPYMGDESDYQNIGGLSESDQRHDDVNYASLDFSSSGRKAAEASAQTDNGSDYTEIKTK; encoded by the exons ATGTGGAGCTTAGAGTTCATCCTTCCTGTTTTATTAGTAATCTTAAAAG GTTCTTTAGCGCAGTGGACAGTATGGATGCCGAAGGATATTTCCACAATGAGGAACTCCTGCGTTGTCATCCCCTGCACCTTCATGTACCCCTCCAGCGTCCGGCCCTACGGGGTCCATGGCATCTGGTACTTTGGGCAGCCCTACCCAGAGCTGTACCCGCCCGTGGTGTTCAAATCCAGGACAGAGATCGTTCACGAGAGCTTCAAGGGTCGCACCAAGCTGCTGGGCGAGTTGAAGCTACGCAACTGCACCCTGCAGATCAGTAACATCGGGATGGAGCACAGCGGGAAATATTATTTCAGAGCCGACCTGGGCAGCTCCAACGTCTACACCTACCCCGATTTCTCAGAAGTCAAAGTTTTgg ACCAGCCCATCATTAATGTGCCGGAGGAGGTAGTCAGTGATTCACCTCTGGATGTCACCTGCTATGTTCCTGATAACTGCCCCGACATGACCCCCGAGATGAAGTGGTTTAACATTGAGGGGCTGGAGAATCCTGAAATCTCCAGTGACTACGTGGAGGACAGCAACACAGCCGTCATGGCCGCTGTACTGAGCTTCACCCCCTCCTACTTCCACAATGGAAAGGTCCTGGGCTGCAAAGTCCACTATCCCAACACCTCGCTGTCCTACGAAAGACTCATCTCCTTAGACGTCAAAT ACGCCCCCCGGGAGGTTgaagtgaatcagtccctggaGGTGATGGAAGGCAGCACTGTCTACCTGTCCTGTACGGTGGACAGTAACCCACCACCGCGGATCACCTGGCTTCAGGAGGACACCTTGGTGTGGGAAGAGATGGGCCAGAACTCCACCCTGGTGCTGATGGAGATACAGCCAAGCCAGGAGGGGCTCTACACCTGCATTGCAGACAATGACTATGGGAGCAGGAACCAATCCTTTTACCTCGCTGTCAAAT TCCCTCCGCGTGAACCCTCTGTGAACTCCTCCCTCACAGTCCTGGAAGGCAGCTCCATCGTTCTGCACTGCAGCACGGAAGGGAATCCGGTGCCCACGCTGACGTGGTTGAAAGACGGGGCCCTCATCAGCAACATAGTGGCGTCAGACTTGAGTATACTGGAGATCCCCAACATCTCCTATGAGGGGGACGGGGAGTACCGCTGCCTGGCTGAGAACGAGCATGGCAGAGCCAGCAGCTCTGTCAACATCACTGTGGAAT ATGCGCCTGTATTTCTGCCCGAGTCCAAATGCACGCTGATCCGAGATGGCATTCAGTGCGAGTGTATAGCATCAGCGAACCCTGAGCCAGCGATCCAGTTCCACCTCCCTGACCTCAACATCACAATCAACGAGACGGAGAGCCAGTTCAATTACTACTCCCACACGGACGGCTACATGACCACCAGCATGATCAAGCTGAAGGAGAAGCCTTCCTCGGGGCTCCACGTCTTGTGCACCATCTCCAACATGTATGGGACAGAGACTGTCAAGCTGGAACTGCAACAGGAAA aaaagttCATTTTGGCCGTGGTTATCGGCGCCATAGGAGGCGTGGTTGTTATCGCTTTCATCATCGCGGCTGTGCGCTATATCAGTCACAGTAACCAGAA GGAGAACGTTACAGGCAGCGCTAGCTTTTCCCAGCAACCGGAAAACCCTCCAATGCTCTACAGCTCCGTCAAGCATAATCTAAGGAAGAAAGTG ATTAAGACAGAACTTTTGGGCACAAAGTTTAATTCGATCCTGGAAGAGCCATACATG GGTGATGAGAGTGACTACCAGAATATCGGCGGCCTCTCTGAATCAGACCAGCGCCATGATGACGTGAACTACGCCTCCCTCGACTTCTCCTCCTCCGGCAGGAAAGCTGCAGAAGCCTCGGCTCAAACAGACAACGGCAGCGACTATACAGAGATAAAAACCAAATGA
- the LOC117433593 gene encoding myelin-associated glycoprotein isoform X2 translates to MWSLEFILPVLLVILKGSLAQWTVWMPKDISTMRNSCVVIPCTFMYPSSVRPYGVHGIWYFGQPYPELYPPVVFKSRTEIVHESFKGRTKLLGELKLRNCTLQISNIGMEHSGKYYFRADLGSSNVYTYPDFSEVKVLDQPIINVPEEVVSDSPLDVTCYVPDNCPDMTPEMKWFNIEGLENPEISSDYVEDSNTAVMAAVLSFTPSYFHNGKVLGCKVHYPNTSLSYERLISLDVKYAPREVEVNQSLEVMEGSTVYLSCTVDSNPPPRITWLQEDTLVWEEMGQNSTLVLMEIQPSQEGLYTCIADNDYGSRNQSFYLAVKFPPREPSVNSSLTVLEGSSIVLHCSTEGNPVPTLTWLKDGALISNIVASDLSILEIPNISYEGDGEYRCLAENEHGRASSSVNITVEYAPVFLPESKCTLIRDGIQCECIASANPEPAIQFHLPDLNITINETESQFNYYSHTDGYMTTSMIKLKEKPSSGLHVLCTISNMYGTETVKLELQQEKKFILAVVIGAIGGVVVIAFIIAAVRYISHSNQKENVTGSASFSQQPENPPMLYSSVKHNLRKKVGDESDYQNIGGLSESDQRHDDVNYASLDFSSSGRKAAEASAQTDNGSDYTEIKTK, encoded by the exons ATGTGGAGCTTAGAGTTCATCCTTCCTGTTTTATTAGTAATCTTAAAAG GTTCTTTAGCGCAGTGGACAGTATGGATGCCGAAGGATATTTCCACAATGAGGAACTCCTGCGTTGTCATCCCCTGCACCTTCATGTACCCCTCCAGCGTCCGGCCCTACGGGGTCCATGGCATCTGGTACTTTGGGCAGCCCTACCCAGAGCTGTACCCGCCCGTGGTGTTCAAATCCAGGACAGAGATCGTTCACGAGAGCTTCAAGGGTCGCACCAAGCTGCTGGGCGAGTTGAAGCTACGCAACTGCACCCTGCAGATCAGTAACATCGGGATGGAGCACAGCGGGAAATATTATTTCAGAGCCGACCTGGGCAGCTCCAACGTCTACACCTACCCCGATTTCTCAGAAGTCAAAGTTTTgg ACCAGCCCATCATTAATGTGCCGGAGGAGGTAGTCAGTGATTCACCTCTGGATGTCACCTGCTATGTTCCTGATAACTGCCCCGACATGACCCCCGAGATGAAGTGGTTTAACATTGAGGGGCTGGAGAATCCTGAAATCTCCAGTGACTACGTGGAGGACAGCAACACAGCCGTCATGGCCGCTGTACTGAGCTTCACCCCCTCCTACTTCCACAATGGAAAGGTCCTGGGCTGCAAAGTCCACTATCCCAACACCTCGCTGTCCTACGAAAGACTCATCTCCTTAGACGTCAAAT ACGCCCCCCGGGAGGTTgaagtgaatcagtccctggaGGTGATGGAAGGCAGCACTGTCTACCTGTCCTGTACGGTGGACAGTAACCCACCACCGCGGATCACCTGGCTTCAGGAGGACACCTTGGTGTGGGAAGAGATGGGCCAGAACTCCACCCTGGTGCTGATGGAGATACAGCCAAGCCAGGAGGGGCTCTACACCTGCATTGCAGACAATGACTATGGGAGCAGGAACCAATCCTTTTACCTCGCTGTCAAAT TCCCTCCGCGTGAACCCTCTGTGAACTCCTCCCTCACAGTCCTGGAAGGCAGCTCCATCGTTCTGCACTGCAGCACGGAAGGGAATCCGGTGCCCACGCTGACGTGGTTGAAAGACGGGGCCCTCATCAGCAACATAGTGGCGTCAGACTTGAGTATACTGGAGATCCCCAACATCTCCTATGAGGGGGACGGGGAGTACCGCTGCCTGGCTGAGAACGAGCATGGCAGAGCCAGCAGCTCTGTCAACATCACTGTGGAAT ATGCGCCTGTATTTCTGCCCGAGTCCAAATGCACGCTGATCCGAGATGGCATTCAGTGCGAGTGTATAGCATCAGCGAACCCTGAGCCAGCGATCCAGTTCCACCTCCCTGACCTCAACATCACAATCAACGAGACGGAGAGCCAGTTCAATTACTACTCCCACACGGACGGCTACATGACCACCAGCATGATCAAGCTGAAGGAGAAGCCTTCCTCGGGGCTCCACGTCTTGTGCACCATCTCCAACATGTATGGGACAGAGACTGTCAAGCTGGAACTGCAACAGGAAA aaaagttCATTTTGGCCGTGGTTATCGGCGCCATAGGAGGCGTGGTTGTTATCGCTTTCATCATCGCGGCTGTGCGCTATATCAGTCACAGTAACCAGAA GGAGAACGTTACAGGCAGCGCTAGCTTTTCCCAGCAACCGGAAAACCCTCCAATGCTCTACAGCTCCGTCAAGCATAATCTAAGGAAGAAAGTG GGTGATGAGAGTGACTACCAGAATATCGGCGGCCTCTCTGAATCAGACCAGCGCCATGATGACGTGAACTACGCCTCCCTCGACTTCTCCTCCTCCGGCAGGAAAGCTGCAGAAGCCTCGGCTCAAACAGACAACGGCAGCGACTATACAGAGATAAAAACCAAATGA